One segment of Streptomyces sp. NBC_00576 DNA contains the following:
- a CDS encoding sugar ABC transporter ATP-binding protein, with protein MTHPSDPGPAPVLALKDISKSFGAVRALRDVSLELFPGEVHALAGENGAGKSTLIKTLAGVHRPDAGQVLLDGAPVVFHGPGDARDAGIAVIYQEPTLFPDLSIAENIFMGRQPRRALGRIDHKATHAATAALMRRLGVELDPDRPARGLSIADQQIVEIAKALSFDARVLIMDEPTAALTGSEVARLFGVVRTLREQGAAVLFISHRLEEIFKLCQRVTTLRDGAWIASEPIDGMTEDDLVRRMVGRDLDELYPKQDVEAGEVALSVRRLTREGVFTDVSFEVRHGEIVGLAGLVGAGRTEVARAVFGIDRWDAGEVEVDGTVLTNGAPSTAMAAGLALVPEDRRAQGLVMDMSIERNIGLTGLRTTVRAGLMDRGAERSRSLDWAVKLQVKYARIADTVNTLSGGNQQKVVLAKWLATGPRVLIVDEPTRGIDVGTKAEVHRLLSELAADGVAVLMISSDLPEILGMADRVLVMHEGRLAAEIPRSEATEETVMAAATGRAAA; from the coding sequence ATGACCCACCCGTCCGACCCGGGGCCGGCCCCTGTGCTGGCACTCAAGGACATCTCGAAGTCCTTCGGTGCGGTGCGTGCCCTGCGGGACGTTTCCCTTGAGCTGTTCCCCGGTGAAGTGCACGCACTCGCCGGTGAGAACGGCGCCGGCAAGTCGACCCTCATCAAGACGCTCGCCGGCGTGCACCGACCGGACGCCGGCCAGGTGCTGCTCGACGGCGCCCCCGTCGTCTTCCACGGCCCCGGCGACGCCCGCGACGCCGGCATCGCCGTGATCTACCAGGAGCCCACGCTCTTCCCGGACCTGTCGATCGCCGAGAACATCTTCATGGGCCGCCAGCCCCGGCGCGCCCTCGGCCGGATCGACCACAAGGCCACCCATGCGGCGACCGCCGCCCTGATGCGGCGGCTCGGCGTCGAACTCGACCCCGACCGCCCCGCACGCGGCCTGTCCATCGCGGACCAGCAGATCGTGGAGATCGCCAAGGCGCTCTCCTTCGACGCCCGCGTCCTGATCATGGACGAGCCGACCGCGGCCCTCACCGGCAGCGAGGTCGCCCGTCTCTTCGGCGTCGTCCGTACCCTGCGCGAACAGGGCGCCGCCGTGCTCTTCATCTCGCACCGGCTGGAGGAGATCTTCAAGCTCTGCCAGCGGGTGACGACCCTGCGTGACGGCGCCTGGATCGCCAGCGAGCCGATCGACGGCATGACCGAGGACGATCTCGTCCGCCGGATGGTCGGCCGCGATCTCGACGAGCTCTACCCGAAGCAGGACGTGGAGGCCGGCGAGGTCGCCCTCAGCGTGCGCCGGCTGACCCGCGAGGGCGTCTTCACCGATGTCTCCTTCGAGGTCCGGCACGGCGAGATCGTGGGTCTCGCCGGACTCGTCGGCGCCGGCCGCACGGAGGTGGCCCGGGCCGTCTTCGGCATCGACCGCTGGGACGCGGGCGAGGTCGAGGTGGACGGCACGGTTCTCACGAACGGAGCACCCTCCACGGCCATGGCCGCCGGGCTTGCCCTCGTCCCCGAGGACCGCCGCGCCCAGGGCCTGGTGATGGACATGTCCATCGAGCGGAACATCGGCCTCACCGGCCTGCGTACGACCGTCAGGGCCGGACTCATGGACCGGGGCGCCGAACGCAGCCGCTCCCTCGACTGGGCCGTCAAGCTCCAGGTGAAGTACGCCCGCATCGCCGACACCGTCAACACGCTGTCCGGCGGCAACCAGCAGAAGGTCGTCCTGGCCAAGTGGCTCGCCACCGGCCCCCGGGTACTGATCGTCGACGAGCCCACCCGTGGCATCGACGTCGGTACGAAGGCCGAGGTGCACCGCCTGCTCAGCGAGCTGGCCGCCGACGGTGTGGCCGTTCTGATGATCTCCTCCGACCTGCCCGAGATCCTCGGTATGGCCGACCGCGTGCTCGTGATGCACGAGGGCCGCCTCGCCGCCGAGATCCCGCGCTCCGAAGCAACCGAGGAAACGGTGATGGCCGCAGCCACCGGGAGGGCCGCCGCATGA